One genomic segment of Brassica napus cultivar Da-Ae chromosome A3, Da-Ae, whole genome shotgun sequence includes these proteins:
- the BNAA03G55420D gene encoding uncharacterized protein BNAA03G55420D, with the protein MQRLAPLMEEPMDQEEQERGGGSIRTKSWKKWIKTQLQSMIIHKKPDAKVLLSVLGCPLFPVPPLSKMSLQQVSSSAQYIIQHFAAATGCKKLERGIKNTFVTGKITMTMMNDLSGSATVNASPVSHKGCFVMWQMLPEKWLIELVGGGHKISAGSDGEIAWRYTPWLGDHAAKGAIRPLRRTLQGLDPLTISSVFSSAQFVGEKEINGKDCFVLKLSTDQTDLTRRSDSTAEMIKHVAFGYFSQKSGLLLCLEDSSLTRIQTPGSLPTYWETSMSSWMEDYRAIEGSEVVIAHSGRTDVLISRFGETLKGGISVTRMEERWTIDDVAFDVPGLSIDCFIPPKEMKMDFPHQDGPNTFPELLDERQKL; encoded by the exons atgcAGAGATTAGCACCATTGATGGAAGAACCGATGgatcaagaagaacaagaaagagGAGGAGGATCAATCAGAACGAAATCATGGAAGAAATGGATAAAGACACAACTGCAGTCTATGATCATTCACAAAAAACCAGATGCAAAGGTTCTTCTCAGTGTTCTTGGATGCCCTCTCTTCCCTGTCCCTCCTCTCTCCAAGATGTCTCTCCAACAG GTATCATCGTCAGCACAATACATCATACAACATTTCGCCGCAGCAACGGGATGCAAGAAACTCGAAAGAGGAATCAAAAACACTTTCGTAACTGGAAAAATTACAATGACTATGATGAATGACCTCAGTGGCTCAGCCACAGTTAATGCTTCGCCTGTGTCTCATAAGGGATGCTTCGTCATGTGGCAAATGCTACCAGAAAAGTGGCTCATCGAGCTGGTCGGTGGCGGTCATAAGATTTCAGCCGGAAGTGATGGAGAAATTGCTTGGCGTTATACACCCTGGCTCGGTGATCACGCTGCTAAAGGCGCTATACGGCCTTTGCGACGTACTCTACAA GGGTTGGATCCTCTAACAATATCATCAGTATTTTCATCGGCACAATTTGTTGGAGAGAAAGAAATCAATGGAAAGGATTGCTTCGTTCTCAAGTTATCAACCGACCAAACTGATTTAACAAGACGCAGCGACTCTACGGCTGAGATGATCAAACATGTCGCCTTCGGTTACTTCAGCCAGAAAAGTGGCCTTCTACTTTGCCTTGAAGACTCTTCCCTAACTAG GATTCAGACACCGGGTAGTCTTCCGACATACTGGGAGACCTCAATGTCGTCATGGATGGAGGATTACCGAGCAATCGAAGGTAGTGAAGTGGTGATTGCACACTCAGGTAGAACGGATGTGTTGATATCAAGATTTGGAGAGACTCTCAAGGGAGGAATCTCTGTGACTCGCATGGAGGAGAGATGGACCATAGATGATGTTGCATTTGACGTGCCTGGCCTCTCCATTGATTGTTTTATTCCTCCTAAGGAGATGAAGATGGATTTTCCCCACCAAGACGGTCCAAACACGTTTCCAGAGTTATTAGATGAGCGGCAAAAATTGTAA
- the LOC106442964 gene encoding TATA-box-binding protein 1-like has product MSDQEFEASSNPVDRTNHPSGIVPTLQNIVSTVNLDCKLDLKAIALQARNAEYNPKRFAAVIMRIREPKTTALIFASGRMVCTGAKTEDSSKLAARKYARIIQKLGFQAKFKDFKIQNIVASCDVKFPIRLEGLACYHHAFASYEPEIFPGLIYRIRGKTGMKGAQIVLLIFVSGKMVITGSKKREDTYKAFENIYPVLTQFQKKFTR; this is encoded by the coding sequence ATGAGTGATCAAGAATTCGAAGCGAGTAGTAATCCAGTGGACCGTACCAATCATCCTTCAGGGATAGTTCCCACTCTTCAAAACATCGTCTCTACAGTTAACTTGGATTGCAAGCTTGACCTAAAAGCGATAGCTTTGCAAGCACGGAACGCGGAGTATAACCCTAAACGTTTTGCTGCTGTGATCATGAGGATAAGGGAACCAAAGACCACAGCGTTGATCTTCGCCTCGGGAAGAATGGTCTGTACTGGAGCCAAGACGGAAGACTCCTCCAAGCTGGCTGCAAGGAAGTACGCTCGGATAATTCAGAAACTTGGATTCCAAGCAAAGTTCAAAGACTTCAAGATTCAGAACATCGTAGCTTCTTGTGATGTGAAGTTTCCTATAAGGCTTGAAGGTCTTGCCTGCTATCACCACGCTTTCGCAAGCTACGAGCCGGAGATATTTCCAGGACTTATTTACAGGATCAGAGGAAAGACAGGGATGAAAGGAGCACAGATTGTGCTACTAATCTTTGTGTCTGGGAAGATGGTTATCACTGGATCGAAGAAGAGAGAGGACACATACAAAGCCTTTGAGAATATATACCCGGTCCTCACTCAATTCCAGAAGAAGTTCACCCGCTAG
- the LOC106427555 gene encoding protein trichome birefringence: MASDAVKYKPIHSATTTTAAAAEIRSFFSAVKPKKTSTFAYAFVITFVSFTLFFAFSPSPNSSSPWFSNIFSSSSFSSSTTTTTTAAAPSSSKTASVSSIFSYIIPNVTSTNPTNRSSDAASNTTVPVSVNSTSPSPSSSSVVKNSTSQAPPPENRTPVAKNSTFESPVVNRTKPVAKTNTSQPLLPTKSSNHPPTADEAPSPSKSPPVSADLTSNSTSSAPSKPGEQTGSVSLLEQEIEKWSESLKDCEFFDGEWIMDDSYPLYKPGSCNIIDEQFNCISNGRPDKDFQKLKWKPKKCSLPRLNGGIMLEMLRGRRLVFVGDSLNRNMWESLVCMLKGSVKDESKVYEASGRHHFRGEAEYSFVFQDYNCTVEFFVSPFLVQENEIVDKKGTKKETLRLDLVGKSSEQYKGADIIVFNTGHWWTHEKTSKGEDYYQEGSNVYHELAVLEAFRKALTTWGRWVEKNVNPDKSLVFFRGYSASHFSGGQWNSGGACDSETEPIKNETYLTPYPDKMKVLERVLKGMRTPVTYLNITRLTDYRKDGHPSVYRKQSLSDKEKKTPLLYQDCSHWCLPGVPDSWNEILYAELLVKLNQLGQTRRNP; encoded by the exons ATGGCGTCGGACGCCGTCAAATATAAGCCGATTCACAGCGCAACGACAACAACCGCCGCCGCAGCAGAGATAAGAAGCTTTTTCTCCGCCGTGAAACCGAAAAAAACATCAACTTTCGCTTACGCGTTTGTAATCACCTTCGTCTCTTTCACTCTCTTCTTCGCCTTTAGTCCTTCTCCTAACTCGTCCTCTCCTTGGTTCTCCAacatcttctcttcttcctccttctcctcctccaccaccaccaccaccaccgccgccGCTCCTTCTTCATCGAAAACAGCTTCCGTCTCTTCGATCTTCTCCTACATCATTCCCAATGTCACTTCAACTAATCCCACCAATAGATCTAGCGACGCCGCGTCTAACACCACCGTTCCCGTCTCCGTTAACTCCACTTCTCCTTCCCCAAGTTCGAGTTCCGTCGTCAAAAACAGTACTTCGCAAGCACCGCCGCCGGAGAATCGAACTCCGGTTGCTAAAAACTCAACCTTTGAATCTCCGGTcgtaaaccggaccaaaccggTTGCGAAAACCAACACTTCGCAACCTCTGCTTCCGACAAAATCGAGTAATCATCCGCCAACCGCCGACGAAGCTCCGTCGCCGTCGAAATCACCACCGGTGTCGGCGGATCTGACATCCAATTCCACCTCCTCAGCTCCTTCTAAACCGGGGGAGCAAACCGGTTCTGTTTCTCTATTGGAACAAGAGATCGAGAAGTGGAGTGAGTCTCTGAAAGACTGCGAGTTCTTCGACGGTGAATGGATCATGGACGATTCGTACCCGCTTTACAAACCCGGTTCGTGTAATATCATCGATGAACAGTTCAACTGTATTTCAAACGGAAGACCCGACAAAGACTTTCAGAAACTGAAGTGGAAACCTAAGAAATGTAGTTTGCCAAG GTTAAATGGAGGTATTATGCTGGAGATGCTTAGAGGAAGAAGGCTAGTGTTTGTGGGGGATTCTCTGAATAGGAACATGTGGGAGTCTCTGGTTTGTATGCTTAAAGGATCGGTTAAAGATGAGAGTAAAGTCTATGAAGCTAGTGGTAGACATCATTTTCGTGGGGAGGCTGAGTACTCTTTTGTCTTCCAG gATTATAATTGCACGGTGGAGTTCTTTGTTTCACCGTTCTTGGTTCAAGAAAATGAGATTGTTGACAAGAAGGGAACAAAGAAGGAGACGCTAAGGCTTGATTTGGTTGGGAAGTCTTCAGAGCAGTACAAAGGAGCTGATATTATTGTCTTTAATACCGGACATTGGTGGACTCACGAGAAAACATCCAAAGG ggAGGATTATTATCAAGAAGGGAGCAATGTGTATCACGAGCTCGCTGTACTTGAAGCTTTCCGTAAAGCTTTGACCACATGGGGTCGATGGGTAGAGAAGAACGTGAACCCTGACAAGTCTCTTGTTTTCTTCCGTGGCTACTCGGCCTCGCATTTCAGCGGTGGGCAATGGAACTCTGGAGGAGCTTGCGATAGCGAGACGGAACCGATCAAGAACGAGACGTACCTTACACCGTACCCGGATAAAATGAAGGTGCTAGAGAGAGTGTTAAAGGGTATGAGAACGCCGGTCACGTATCTTAACATCACTAGATTAACGGACTACAGAAAAGATGGTCACCCGTCGGTGTACCGGAAACAGAGCTTATCGGATAAAGAGAAGAAAACGCCGTTGCTGTACCAAGACTGTAGCCACTGGTGCCTCCCTGGAGTTCCTGACTCTTGGAACGAGATCCTCTACGCTGAGCTGCTCGTCAAACTCAATCAGCTTGGCCAAACACGACGGAATCCTTAA
- the LOC106426323 gene encoding homeobox-leucine zipper protein HAT14-like, producing the protein MEPALYLGDNTNKFSFLEKPSKIPNNPSASSTSTSDKNIGFNMGLDVLGFGSQRSLSSSSSPSVEDEKKYKSKLTQRANYSDGVRVSSSVDPSLQLQLHLPWIPENRAPTVAEPSMPVSPPDSVTSSFRLDFGIKSYGYEKRNNKRDMEDEVEKSTSRASNEDNDDENGAIRKKLRLSKDQSAFLEDSFKEHNTLNHKQKIALAKQLNLRPRQVEVWFQNRRARTKLKQTEVDCEYLNKCCESLTDENRRLQKEVKELRALKTSSPFYMQRPATTLTMCPSCERVATSSSQPSTSAAHIDLSTSSFHSPLIPVKPGPAKQAS; encoded by the exons ATGGAACCAGCTTTGTATCTAGGTGACAATACTAACAAGTTCTCTTTTCTGGAGAAGCCCTCGAAGATTCCTAATAATCCCTCTGCCTCATCGACCTCTACTTCCGACAAGAATATTGGGTTCAACATGGGTTTGGATGTACTTGGTTTTGGTAGTCAGAGATCGTTGTCATCCTCTTCTTCCCCGTCGGTAGAAGATGAGAAGAAGTATAAGAGTAAACTAACACAAAGAGCAAATTATTCTGATGGAGTTAGGGTTTCATCTTCCGTTGATCCGTCACTACAGCTTCAGCTTCACTTACCTTGGATCCCTGAGAACA GAGCACCTACGGTGGCAGAGCCTAGTATGCCAGTGTCCCCTCCGGATAGTGTAACGTCGTCGTTTCGATTAGATTTTGGGATTAAGAGTTATGGTTATgagaaaagaaataataaaagagaTATGGAAGATGAGGTTGAAAAATCTACTTCAAGAGCCAGCAACGAAGACAACGATGACGAAAATGGAGCCATCAGAAAGAAACTGAGGCTCTCTAAAGATCAATCTGCATTTCTTGAAGACAGCTTCAAAGAACACAACACCCTTAATCAT AAGCAAAAGATTGCGTTGGCAAAGCAGTTGAATCTTCGTCCTCGTCAGGTTGAAGTTTGGTTTCAAAACAGACGAGCGAG GACAAAGTTGAAGCAAACGGAAGTGGATTGTGAATACCTAAATAAATGTTGTGAGTCACTAACCGACGAAAACCGGAGGCTTCAGAAAGAGGTTAAAGAATTGAGAGCTTTGAAGACTTCTTCTCCTTTCTACATGCAACGTCCGGCCACCACTCTCACTATGTGCCCTTCTTGCGAACGTGTTGCCACCTCATCATCACAACCATCCACGTCAGCAGCACATATAGACTTGTCCACGTCATCATTTCATAGTCCTTTGATTCCGGTTAAGCCTGGACCGGCCAAACAAGCTTCATGA
- the LOC125592964 gene encoding nucleolin 1-like, whose translation MERSEPSSRRIAFLNASMERSESSSPVSAPYTGKRTLYGDKYVDVMKSYYDYYKSRIRIGVEGYSTSLKPIDLYRALESLFKTCGEVHNIQIRRDPVTNALQRSCIVILRGEGAGDKALQLNGSDIGGSKIVVTSLPPELSELSTGLSTDVLAARSVAHNRRKRSEGISVTGYDTLLTKDDLKNALTNHFSTCGEITDVFVLNSRALVYFYGLGSNNRAVQLSGTDLGGCTVVVKALPYPKPKGSAWTRLRYRFRSATLSTITGWAHQM comes from the exons ATGGAGAGATCCGAACCTTCTTCTCGTAGGATCGCTTTTCTCAACGCCTCGATGGAGAGATCCGAATCTTCTTCTCCGGTTTCTGCTCCGTACACG gGGAAGAGGACTTTGTACGGTGATAAGTATGTCGACGTTATGAAGTCGTACTATGATTACTACAAAAGCAG GATAAGGATCGGTGTTGAAGGGTACAGTACTTCCCTTAAACCTATTGATCTCTACCGGGCTTTGGAGAGTCTTTTCAAGACATGTGGAGAAGTCCACAACATCCAGATTCGCAGAGATCCAGTGACAAATGCACTCCAGAGGTCGTGCATTGTTATCCTTCGTGGAGAAGGCGCAGGAGACAAAGCCTTGCAACTCAATGGAAGTGACATTGGAGGAAGTAAGATTGTCGTTACGAGTTTGCCTCCAGAACTCAGTGAACTCAGCACTGGGTTGAGTACTGATGTACTCGCTGCTAGGAGCGTGGCACATAATCGAAGAAAGCg TAGCGAAGGCATATCCGTTACTGGATATGACACTTTACTTACTAAAGATGATTTGAAGAATGCTTTGACTAACCATTTCTCCACATGTGGCGAGATTACCGACGTTTTCGTTCTCAACAG CCGTGCCCTGGTCTACTTCTACGGACTAGGCTCCAACAACCGAGCGGTTCAGCTGTCTGGAACCGACCTAGGAGGCTGCACAGTGGTGGTCAAAGCCTTGCCCTATCCAAAACCCAAAGGTAGTGCCTGGACCCGTTTGCGTTACCGTTTCAGGTCAGCCACTCTCTCAACGATCACTGGGTGGGCACATCAGATGTGA
- the LOC106441321 gene encoding nucleolin 1-like isoform X1 yields MERSEPSSGLIDFINASMERSESSSRVSAPYTGKRTLYGDKYVDVMKSYYDYVKSRIRIGVEGYSTSLKPIDLFRALESLFKICGEVHNIQIRRDPVTNALQRSCIVILRGEGAGDKALQLNGSDIGGSKIVVTSLPPELSELSTGLSTDVLAARSVAHNRRKRSEGISVTGYDTLLTKDDLKNALTNHFSTCGEITDVFVLNSRALVYFYGLGSNNRAVQLSGTDLGGCTVVVKALPYPKPKGSAWTRLRYRFRSATLSTITGWAHQM; encoded by the exons ATGGAGAGATCCGAACCTTCTTCTGGTTTGATCGATTTTATCAACGCCTCGATGGAGAGATCCGAATCTTCTTCTCGGGTTTCTGCTCCGTACACG gGGAAGAGGACTTTGTACGGTGATAAGTATGTCGACGTTATGAAGTCGTACTATGATTACGTCAAAAGCAG GATAAGGATCGGTGTTGAAGGGTACAGTACTTCCCTTAAACCTATTGATCTCTTCCGGGCTTTGGAGAGTCTTTTCAAGATATGTGGAGAAGTCCACAACATCCAGATTCGCAGAGATCCAGTGACAAATGCACTCCAGAGGTCGTGCATTGTTATCCTTCGTGGAGAAGGCGCAGGAGACAAAGCCTTGCAACTCAATGGAAGTGACATTGGAGGAAGTAAGATTGTCGTTACGAGTTTGCCTCCAGAACTCAGTGAACTCAGCACTGGGTTGAGTACTGATGTACTCGCTGCTAGGAGCGTGGCACATAATCGAAGAAAGCg TAGCGAAGGCATATCCGTTACTGGATATGACACTTTACTTACTAAAGATGATTTGAAGAATGCTTTGACTAACCATTTCTCCACATGTGGCGAGATTACCGACGTTTTCGTTCTCAACAG CCGTGCCCTGGTCTACTTCTACGGACTAGGCTCCAACAACCGAGCGGTTCAGCTGTCTGGAACCGACCTAGGAGGCTGCACAGTGGTGGTCAAAGCCTTGCCCTATCCAAAACCCAAAGGTAGTGCCTGGACCCGTTTGCGTTACCGTTTCAGGTCAGCCACTCTCTCAACGATCACTGGGTGGGCACATCAGATGTGA
- the LOC106441321 gene encoding nucleolin 1-like isoform X2 yields the protein MERSEPSSRRIAFLNASMERSESSSPVSAPYTGKRTLYGDKYVDVMKSYYDYVKSRIRIGVEGYSTSLKPIDLFRALESLFKICGEVHNIQIRRDPVTNALQRSCIVILRGEGAGDKALQLNGSDIGGSKIVVTSLPPELSELSTGLSTDVLAARSVAHNRRKRSEGISVTGYDTLLTKDDLKNALTNHFSTCGEITDVFVLNSRALVYFYGLGSNNRAVQLSGTDLGGCTVVVKALPYPKPKGSAWTRLRYRFRSATLSTITGWAHQM from the exons ATGGAGAGATCCGAACCTTCTTCTCGTAGGATCGCTTTTCTCAACGCCTCGATGGAGAGATCCGAATCTTCTTCTCCGGTTTCTGCTCCGTACACG gGGAAGAGGACTTTGTACGGTGATAAGTATGTCGACGTTATGAAGTCGTACTATGATTACGTCAAAAGCAG GATAAGGATCGGTGTTGAAGGGTACAGTACTTCCCTTAAACCTATTGATCTCTTCCGGGCTTTGGAGAGTCTTTTCAAGATATGTGGAGAAGTCCACAACATCCAGATTCGCAGAGATCCAGTGACAAATGCACTCCAGAGGTCGTGCATTGTTATCCTTCGTGGAGAAGGCGCAGGAGACAAAGCCTTGCAACTCAATGGAAGTGACATTGGAGGAAGTAAGATTGTCGTTACGAGTTTGCCTCCAGAACTCAGTGAACTCAGCACTGGGTTGAGTACTGATGTACTCGCTGCTAGGAGCGTGGCACATAATCGAAGAAAGCg TAGCGAAGGCATATCCGTTACTGGATATGACACTTTACTTACTAAAGATGATTTGAAGAATGCTTTGACTAACCATTTCTCCACATGTGGCGAGATTACCGACGTTTTCGTTCTCAACAG CCGTGCCCTGGTCTACTTCTACGGACTAGGCTCCAACAACCGAGCGGTTCAGCTGTCTGGAACCGACCTAGGAGGCTGCACAGTGGTGGTCAAAGCCTTGCCCTATCCAAAACCCAAAGGTAGTGCCTGGACCCGTTTGCGTTACCGTTTCAGGTCAGCCACTCTCTCAACGATCACTGGGTGGGCACATCAGATGTGA
- the LOC106441321 gene encoding nucleolin 1-like isoform X3 → MERSEPSSGLIDFINASMERSESSSRVSAPYTGKRTLYGDKYVEVMKQYYDYVKSRIRIGVEGYDTSLEPIDLYRALESLFKTCGEVHNMEIRRDRVTKALQKSCIVILRGEGAGDKALQLNGSDIGGRKIVVTSLPPGLDLSTGLSTDVLAARNVAHNKRKYSEGISVTGYDTSLTKDDVKNALTNHFSTCGEITDVFVLNSRALVYFYEQGSNNRALQLSGTDLGGCTLVVKALPYPKPKGSAWTRLRYRFRSATLSTITGWAHQM, encoded by the exons ATGGAGAGATCCGAACCTTCTTCTGGTTTGATCGATTTTATCAACGCCTCGATGGAGAGATCCGAATCTTCTTCTCGGGTTTCTGCTCCGTACACG ggGAAGAGGACTTTGTACGGTGATAAGTATGTCGAGGTTATGAAGCAGTACTATGATTACGTCAAAAGCAG GATAAGGATCGGTGTTGAAGGTTACGATACTTCCCTTGAACCGATTGATCTCTACCGGGCTTTGGAGAGTCTTTTCAAGACATGTGGAGAAGTCCACAACATGGAGATTCGCCGAGATCGAGTGACAAAAGCACTCCAGAAGTCGTGCATTGTTATCCTTCGTGGAGAAGGCGCAGGAGACAAAGCCTTGCAACTCAATGGAAGTGACATCGGAGGAAGGAAGATTGTCGTTACGAGTTTGCCTCCAGGACTCGACCTCAGCACTGGGTTGAGTACTGATGTACTCGCTGCTAGGAACGTGGCACATAATAAAAGAAAGTA TAGCGAAGGCATATCCGTTACTGGATATGACACTTCTCTTACTAAAGATGATGTCAAGAATGCTTTGACTAACCATTTCTCCACATGTGGCGAGATTACCGACGTTTTCGTTCTCAACAG CCGTGCCCTGGTCTACTTCTACGAACAAGGCTCCAACAACCGAGCGCTTCAGCTGTCTGGAACCGACCTAGGAGGCTGCACACTGGTGGTCAAAGCCTTGCCCTATCCAAAACCCAAAGGTAGTGCCTGGACCCGTTTGCGTTACCGTTTCAGGTCAGCCACTCTCTCAACGATCACTGGGTGGGCACATCAGATGTGA